The nucleotide window tgacagagccacaaagatagattttgtaagaagttcagccttggccaataaggttcaaacttacccgactatctttgctctgtctttgtcttttctttcttttaaaagcacaataacatgttatatattcccagttatatacaagttatttctagcaaagtcataatgaaaatgagtcttcagcacttgaatccgatctgaatcacgtcagagttcaaatcagatctaagtctcaagcccggcgggcatgtaatttaaagatcagtttaaaaatccttggcctcaaggcataaaaaagaactctatgtggactcaacccatccacgacaatccttaataagcgagaagtccgaagttacttggggcgcaagtaatcaatctatttctccattttgttgttattatatcttgattcgtagaaaaggcttaagcatggagtgaattctgatagaaagcctcaaggcctacacctaaggccccacgaaggcatctatttagcttcatttcatgttgcggtctagttggtccgagtataaggattaactctgatgggaagcctcaaggcctatacctaaggccctacaaaggcactcatttgggttcgtcctacctcttggattcagataatcaaaggtataatagtgataaaactctggcaaccataaaaagaccaaatatgatacacccaagcgctggtttagtttgacaggaagcctcaaggcctatacctaaggccccacaaaggcacctgttatatctaacttggtttctcgggcgtatacatattcaatcaaagcttaacacccattcaacatctgccacactgaagatggcagtggcacgcctgagcacgacaaagttaatcttgattgtgagccttaaggcctacacctaaggccccacaaaggcaccctttcaaattaactctgtcattctctttcagaactgcccgacgagccttgcccgaagtgtgtcttgcccgaccaagatctgctCGACAAAGGCTTcccgagcgagcccgagaagaaagcagaagtacgacagataccctcaaccgacgccattctcccaggggagctgtgtgctcgtccgccaggagattcctgcgacgaacacCATCCCTTCTGCCGTGCCCtgctctcctttttcttttcaccacaaaagctcAATGGAAAACAACACCTATTTCCACTTCGGTAGTGAGAATTGGCAAGGCAAATGCCCTGTCTCTTTCCTTGCTGTCTGTTGCCTTAAACAATAAAGCAAATGATTTTTAAAGACACCACCCGTGGAGACAAGCTCCACTtccatttcttttgtttgtttttattatttccttttctccatttttcttgaaattgatcctaaaacaaatttaactgcacactaacacaaggtaaggtaaaatgccacaattttaacacaaaaacatcacaaagactttagaaatggatggtataaatgcatgaaatatatgagtgatcaaatacccccaaacttgcatttttgctagtcctctagcaaaacaaaacacaaaacaaaaccactcAACTAAGACTAGATTCAACAACTTAGTAGCCAACTTCTCAATTTCGATTTCAGAGATAAGTGCTAATCATGAAACAAACAACCAAGAACTAAGCAAGAGCTCAAAACATCATCCAATAGTTaaccaaatttccttcaaaCAAAACGTTGAAATGCCATGTGTGAGCTAGCCATGTCAATGCAATTCCAAGCTCttttaaatcatcatatgcaaacatgtGAGCTTCTTACAAGACATACGCTCATTCACTCATAAGTTTTGGTTAATGTGTTTCACTCAAGTGATCTCATTGTATATGCCGCCATATGCTTGCTTGTCCACCTAACTCGctatcaatatttaagtaataccttggatcaataggactttattacggttgtaatggggctaaaggtgataggctaatgaaagaaaggatatggaaatcaaaaattttgagaaagtacactttggtagttttccaacacctcaatatcacaccacctcaaatttaaagcaaaataataaaacctCGAGCACCTGTTACTCCCCAAATTTAACTTCAAAAGGAAATTTATACTATGCAGACACATTTTCAACAAATCAACACACtccaattttctcttttttttttcatttttttttctcttttttttttttttagtttgaaaGAAACAAATCTGCAAAGCTATGCATAAATCTGCAAAAGCTACATCATccatcaaattcacatttcattGTAATACACATGCTCCATCCATATTTCTACATAAATGAAACCCCCAAGAGCACAACCCATGTAATACtttctcaaaacaataaggaatcGATTTTTGTGTATGGGCTCAACTCCAATATTGGAGCACAGTAAAgagatgtggctaacaaagaaatggcTTAGTTAAAGGCTCAACGGGCTACTATGGACACACATAGCATATAAGGTAGGCACGAAAGGCTCAAACGATCCAAAGATGGCCTATATCACTTCCAAGTTATTACATGAATTGATGAATGAGACGAGAAGtataaagcaagttctagagatacatCTACAGTGAGATCATACGCACAAGAAGGAATGAGATTGATGCATAATGGTTCAATCATGTaaaggctcaaaaactcacaaggTTTACATAATCTCACATGATTCACGTATGAAACGCTAAATCATGCTCAAGTTTCACATTGACAAGACTAGgcacatttatttttcaagttgattGCTGGACATCACAGTTAACACAAAGACAACGAAAATAACTTAGACTTCTTGGAAGTAAGAAGGAAATTAAGATCAAATCTCATCATTGAATTGAGAAGTACcttacaaacaacaacaaaaatacaattttttttttctttttaaaacaaGAAGTAAACTAATGAAATATatttccacccccaaacttaattataacattgtccccaatgataatgaaaggaattttgaacaataaacataaaaatggaaggaaagaaatacaaaatgaaatcaatacacataaagaaaaggaaagaacacaccAATTTGTGTAAGCGAGGAGAGCAGCagtaaaaatgcatttttgttCCATGGTAGAATTCCAAATCATCCCCAAACTTGTTTCAACACGTCCCATTATGCATAACAAATGTGTGAGTAACCTGTGGGATTAAGAAACTTTGCAAGAAGTTGTGGTAGAGATTGCAAAATCATTACCTACATAAGGGAGCAAAAGTAAGACTTAAACACACAAACcagaaaacaagagaaaaacagaacaagaacatttaaaattattcaaaataaagatgaaagatagaaagcttgggttgcctcccaagaagcgctttagTTACTGTCTAGAGCTAGACATTCTGTTGGCAGTTTGATTCAAATAATAGGTTCCTTCAAAGTGATGGAATCCTTAGCAAGATCATATGGAGACACTTTGTATAACTTCAAGCGATGCCCATTAACTTTGAAGACAAAACCAGTTTGCATGTTTTGGATATCCACAGCCCCATGAAGATGGACCTGTACAACACGATATGGACCATTCCAACGTGATTTGAGCTTTCCTGGGAATAGTTTCAATCTCGAATTAAAAAGCAAAACCTTCTGACCCGGTTGAAACTTTTTACGAAAGATGTGAGCATCATGAAATTTCTTGGTCTTATCCTTGTAAATCTTTGCATTCTCATAAGCATCATTCCTTATTTCTTCCAGTTCATTCAACTGCAGCTTCTGCTTCTCTCCCGCTGCTTGGTAGTCAAAATTAAGGTGCTTAATAGCCCAATATGCCTTGTGCTCAAGTTCCATAGGTAGATGGCAAGCTTTCCCATACACCAAACGAAAAGGAAACATCCCAATTGGTGTCTTATAAGCTGTCCTATATGCCCACAAAGCATCAGTAAGCTTTAAACTCCAATCCTTTCGAGATGAATTGACAGTTTTCTCAAGAATCCTCTTAAGCTCACGATTAGATACTTCAACTTGTCCAGATGTCTGTGGATGGTATGGGGTGGCTATGCGATGGTGAATATGATACTTGGCACAAAGGGCAGCCATGGTGCGGTTTAAGAAATGTGTACCTTCGTCACTGATGATAGCACGAGGTACTCCAAATCGAGGAAAAATAGTATTCTGCAAGAAACCTAACACCACAGAACTTTTGCATGTTGGAGAAGCTATTGCCTCCACCCACTTAGAGACATAATCAACCGCCACCAAGATGTAAAGATTGCCATGTGAAGAAGGGAAAGGTCCCATGAAGtctataccccaaacatcaaataattcaatcaccAAAATACTTTGTTGGGGCATCTCATTTCTTTGAGAAAGATTTCTAACtctttgacacttatcacaagcCTGGCAGCATAGGTATGCATCTTTGAATAAAGATGGCCAAAAGAAACCACTCTGTAAGATCTTGGCTGCTGTCCTTCTTGGTCCAAaatgaccaccacatgcatagtGGTGAGCAAACTTCAAAATGCTTTCTTGTTCTTCTAAGGGGACACACCGACGAATGATTTGATCTTGGCAATGCTTGAAAAGGTATGGCTCATCCCAAAAGTAGTGTTTTACAGTGGAGATGAACTTCTTCCTTTGTTGGTAGCTGAACTCTGATGGTATTTCTCCAGATGCCAAATAATTTGCGATGTCAGCATACCATGGTACTTGATGAGTAACCGCTAGAAGTTGCTCGTCTGGAAAGCTCTCTTTCAGAGGTAATGAATCTGCCTCATCAGTGCTTGCATTTACTAATCTTGAGAGATGATCCGCCACAACATTCTCACGTCCCTTTTTATCTAGGATCTCCAAATCAAACTCTTGCAAGATAAGGACCTATCGAATCAATCGTGGTTTGGCCTCTTTTTTAGACAATAAGTACTTGAGAGCAGAATGATCAGAATACACAATGACTTTAGCACCAACTAAGTACGATCAAAACTTTTCAAGAGCAAATACCACTGCAAGTAATTCTTTTTCTGTAGTGGCATAATTCAGctgagcatcattcaaagtgcgGCTGGCATAATATATAACATGGGGGAGCTTGTCACGTCGTTGACCAAGGACAACACCCACAACATAATCGGAAGCATCGCAcatgagctcaaaaggaagggtCCAATCTGGAGCTGTTATAATTGGGGCTGATGTGAGAATAtccttcaatttgttgaaagcATCATGACAATCTGcattaaaatcaaaacaagCATCTTTAGCAAGTAAATTACAAAAAGGAAGACTAATtttggaaaaatccttgatgaatcttcgATAAAAGCCACCATGTCCCAAGAAAGATCTCACATTCTTCACAGAAgttggtggtggtaatttggCGATCACCTCAATCTTTGCCTTGTCGACCTCTATTCCTTTGCTTGAAATTAGATGTCCTAGCACAATGCCATGcttaaccataaaatggcatttctcccaatttaacatAAGATTAGTCTCCCTGCATCTTTCCAAAACCAAAGACAAGTTATCCAAACATATATCAAAAGAATTACCAAAACCagaaaagtcatccataaaaaccTCAACAATATTTTCAACCATTCCAGAAAAAATACTCATCATGCATCGTTGGAAAGTGGCAGGGGCATTgcacaatccaaatggcattcgTCTgtatgcaaatgtaccaaaagggcaTGTAAACGTTGTCTTCTCTTGATCCTCAAGGgcaattggaatttggttgtaCCTTGAATAACCATCTAAGAAACAATAGAAAGAATGACCAGCTAGTCTATCGAGCatctgatcaatgaatggcagtGGAAAATGATCGTTTctatagtcaacacacattcgcCATCCGGTGGTCATCCTTGTAGGCACAAGCTCGTtgttatcattcttcaccacagtaatACCAGTTTTCTTTGGAACCACCTGAGTCGGGCTCACCCATTTGCTATTTGAGATTGGATAAATAATACCTACATCAAGCAACTTCATCACCTCAACTCTTACAACTTCCTTCATGATCATATTTAGACGTCTTTGAGCTTCAACAATTGGTTTAGTCCCAACTTCCATAAAAATTCTATGCATGCACAAAGCTGGACTAATGCCCTTTATGTCAGCAAGTGTCCATCCCAGAGCATCTTGATACTTGCGAAGAACTCTTAGTAATTTGTCTTCCTCCGTGTCATTAAGATcagcatcaataataatagGCAAGGTCTCATTCACCCCGAGATGAGCATACTTGAGGTGGCTTGGCAGTAGTTTGAGCTCTAACTTCGGAGCTTGCTCACTTGAAGGAAGAAGGGGCTGCTTAGGTACTCCAAGGCTTTCATAAACATGTCGCCACTTTGGATTATGAATTGGTGCACTATCCAATGCAGCAATGACGTCCACTATATTTTCTTCCATAGTTAAAGTAGCATCATGGTTGGTGAGGCAAGTTAACAGCTCATCATTAGATGATCGTGAGGCAAAGTTTGCATGCACAATCCCATCCAAAACATCAACACAAAAACACTATTCAGGTTCGAAAGGACGCTTGACAGCTTCAACGAGTTTGAATACAACTGACTCTCCTTGCACTCTTAAGGTTAAAGTACCTGTTTCCACATCAATAAGTGTCCGGGCGGTGGCCATGAACGGTCGGCCTAAAATGAGAGGCAtttccttgtcttcctccaTGTCAAGTACAATGAAATCAGCTGGAAGATAGAATTTATCCATTTTAATAATCACATCTTCTAGAATACCCAAAGGATAGGTCACAGACCTATCTGCCAATTGAAGACTCACAGATGTGGGCTTGAGTTCTCCTTCACCTAATTTTTGAAAAACAGAATAAGGCATAAGGTTAACACTTGCTCCTAAATCAATCAATACTTTATGAAAATCAAGATTACCAATAGTACAAGAGATAGTGAAACTCCCCGGATCTTTCTTCTTGGGTGGTAGCTTATGTAAGAGGACAGCACTGCATTGCTCAGTTAAAATCACATTCTCGTATTCCaaaaactttttctttttagaacATAGCTCCTTCAGAAATTTGGCATATGATGGGATTTGTTTAATAGCATCTAATAGAGGCAAATTAATTTGAACCTTAGCCAACATCTTCATGAATTCAATGCATTGTTGATCCTTGGAACGTTGTTGCTACCGTTGTGGAAATGGCAAAGGTGGCTTGTATGGTGGTCTGTCAGAAGGTGCAAATAAACTACCAaggcctttttccttgtttgCATTAGAGTTGGGTCGAGATTGCACTTTGTCACTTGCACTAGGATTTGGAATACCTGCTACAGAAATAGCCTCTAACCGAGACTTTGCAGCTAACGGTGCACTTTCAGTaagctcttcttcttccacttcggCTTCATGGTGCACCATTTCTCTGTTGTCATAACTCTTGCCACTTCTCAATGTCCGTATTACTTTGCAATGCTCCATCCCTCTTGGATTTTGTTCAGATTGGCTCGGGaactttcctttctctctttcattGAACATGGTAGCAAGCTGTCTAACTTGAGTCTCCAAATTCCCCACTGATGCCGTGAGATTTTGAATGCTAGTTTGTGTGGATTGGACAAAATTGTTGGTGGTATTAGAGAGAGCAGACATATGTTGAGCTAGCTGTGACATTTGGTCTTCAAGAGATggtttcttagtctcactagttgATTGGTAAGACTGTTGGTATTGACATGGCTGTTGGTTGCCACCCCAACTGAGATTGGGATGATTCTTCCACCCAGGATTATATGTATTGGAATAAGGGTCACTTCTGGGTCTAATGAAATTATTCACCATATTCACATGCTCTTGCACAAGCTCATGGTAGCTATCTTTGTTGGGGCATTGAGTGATGTCATGAGTTGTCTCACTACAAATGATGCAAGCTTCTCGGGCATTGGGCATGGAAGAGACCTGCATTAAGGTAGCAAACTTGGCATTAAAATTCTTTTCCATTTTAGCAATTTGAGCAGAAACATTAGGAGAACTCTGAGAAATCTCAAAAACTCCCctcttttgtgtttgttctTCTGTCCATTGTTGGGATTCAGAAGCCATCATATCAAACAACTCAAATGCTTCCCTTGCAGATTTCGACATTAACGACCCTCCAGCAGATGCATTCACTTGACTCTTGGTGGTGGCATTGAGACCATCATAAAATATGTTCATTTGAAGGTTAGAATCAAACCCAGCATGAGGACATTTTGTGTACATCTCATTATACCTTTCCCAAGCTTCATGGAAAGACTCGTTTGGCTTTTGAGCGAAAGCCAATATCTCTTTCTTGAGTGCAAGAGTcttggaagaaggaaaaaacttaTTGAGAAATTTTTCTTGCAATTCTGTCCATGTTGTAATGCTATTGGCAGGCAGAGAATGCAGCCACACCTTGGCTTTGTCCTTCAAAGAGAACGGGAACAA belongs to Malus sylvestris chromosome 17, drMalSylv7.2, whole genome shotgun sequence and includes:
- the LOC126611878 gene encoding uncharacterized protein LOC126611878, producing the protein MKMLAKVQINLPLLDAIKQIPSYAKFLKELCSKKKKFLEYENVILTEQCSAVLLHKLPPKKKDPGSFTISCTIGEGELKPTSVSLQLADRSVTYPLGILEDVIIKMDKFYLPADFIVLDMEEDKEMPLILGRPFMATARTLIDVETGTLTLRVQGESVVFKLVEAVKRPFEPE
- the LOC126611879 gene encoding uncharacterized protein LOC126611879, which codes for MALALPAAGQPLRNSLAARINAVPRCIIYPDVEDGITFEIKPHILNILPSFHGLPNSDPNMHLADFIEACDNTIIRGFSSEAIKLRLFPFSLKDKAKVWLHSLPANSITTWTELQEKFLNKFFPSSKTLALKKEILAFAQKPNESFHEAWERYNEMYTKCPHAGFDSNLQMNIFYDGLNATTKSQVNASAGGSLMSKSAREAFELFDMMASESQQWTEEQTQKRGVFEISQSSPNVSAQIAKMEKNFNAKFATLMQVSSMPNAREACIICSETTHDITQCPNKDSYHELVQEHVNMVNNFIRPRSDPYSNTYNPGWKNHPNLSWGGNQQPCQYQQSYQSTSETKKPSLEDQMSQLAQHMSALSNTTNNFVQSTQTSIQNLTASVGNLETQVRQLATMFNEREKGKFPSQSEQNPRGMEHCKVIRTLRSGKSYDNREMVHHEAEVEEEELTESAPLAAKSRLEAISVAGIPNPSASDKVQSRPNSNANKEKGLGSLFAPSDRPPYKPPLPFPQR